The proteins below are encoded in one region of Clostridium estertheticum:
- a CDS encoding glycoside hydrolase family 3 C-terminal domain-containing protein gives MTRDIKSIISQMTLEEKAGLCSGLDFWHTKSVLRLGIPSIMVTDGPHGLRKQSGESDHLGLNCSVPATCFPSGATLAASWDRSLIEKVGIALGEECQAEDVSILLGPAANIKRSPLCGRNFEYFSEDPYLSSQMAASHIKGVQSQGVGTSLKHFAVNNQEHRRLSINAIIDERTLREIYLSSFESAVKQSKPWTVMCAYNKINGNYCSENEYLLTSILKKEWGHEGFIMSDWGAVNERVDGLKAGLELEMPSSNGLGDRKIVEAVRNKSLSEDVLDKAVERSLGIIFKAVDNKKENYIFDKEEHHKLARQVARECMVLLKNEENILPLKKEGNIAIIGAFAKKPRYQGGGSSHINPTKLDNVLEKIKESAGTNCNISYSEGFSLISDDIYENLVDQAKSAASQSQVVVIFAGLPDRYESEGYDRTHMRIPENQINLIHEIAKVQKNIVVVLSNGSPIEMPWISNARGVLEGYIGGQAAGGAIADLLFGSFSPCGKLAETFPQKLSDNPSYLNFPGEGDVVEYKEGLFVGYRYYDKKDLQTLFPFGHGLSYTSFEYSDISIDKKEMFDNETLNIKVKIKNTGKITGKEIVQLYIKDVESTVIRPEKELRAFEKIELNPGQEKIITFILGKRAFAYYNVEIKDWHVDSGAFELLVGASSNDIKIKEVINVKSTVVIKKKFSRNSTLGDIMNDPNGKKTAESLMKDIFGEENESEDDLGTNMRTMFKDFVLRSMITFSGGKFTQEMMELLIEKLNEN, from the coding sequence ATAACTAGAGATATTAAAAGTATAATTTCACAGATGACTTTGGAAGAAAAAGCTGGGTTATGTTCCGGGCTGGATTTTTGGCATACTAAATCCGTGTTGAGACTTGGGATACCATCAATAATGGTAACAGATGGACCACATGGCCTTAGGAAACAAAGTGGTGAGTCTGATCATCTAGGATTAAATTGCAGTGTTCCAGCTACATGTTTCCCCTCAGGTGCAACTTTAGCCGCCTCTTGGGATAGGAGTCTTATTGAAAAAGTAGGCATAGCATTGGGTGAAGAATGTCAAGCTGAAGATGTCTCAATACTCCTTGGACCAGCAGCTAATATAAAGCGTTCTCCATTATGTGGACGAAACTTTGAATACTTTTCAGAAGATCCATATTTATCATCACAAATGGCTGCAAGTCATATTAAAGGAGTTCAAAGTCAAGGGGTAGGTACGTCACTAAAACATTTTGCAGTAAATAACCAGGAACATAGAAGATTATCCATAAATGCAATCATAGACGAAAGAACCTTAAGAGAGATATATTTATCTAGTTTTGAATCTGCTGTTAAACAATCTAAGCCTTGGACAGTAATGTGCGCATATAATAAAATAAACGGGAACTATTGTTCAGAAAATGAATATCTCTTGACTTCAATTTTGAAGAAAGAATGGGGCCATGAAGGTTTTATAATGTCAGATTGGGGGGCTGTAAATGAAAGAGTAGACGGCCTTAAGGCAGGTTTAGAACTTGAGATGCCATCAAGTAATGGACTTGGTGATAGAAAAATAGTTGAAGCCGTTAGAAATAAAAGCTTATCAGAAGATGTTTTAGATAAGGCTGTTGAGAGAAGTTTAGGAATAATATTTAAGGCTGTAGATAACAAAAAAGAAAATTATATATTTGATAAAGAGGAACATCATAAATTAGCTCGACAAGTTGCCCGTGAATGTATGGTGTTACTAAAAAATGAAGAAAATATATTACCGCTTAAAAAAGAAGGGAATATTGCAATTATAGGTGCTTTTGCTAAAAAACCAAGATATCAAGGGGGAGGAAGCTCTCACATAAATCCAACTAAGCTGGACAATGTATTAGAGAAAATAAAAGAATCTGCAGGCACTAATTGCAACATTTCCTATTCGGAGGGTTTTAGTTTAATAAGTGATGATATTTATGAAAATTTAGTTGATCAGGCAAAGAGTGCAGCATCCCAATCACAGGTCGTAGTTATATTTGCAGGGCTACCAGATAGATATGAATCTGAAGGTTATGATAGGACTCATATGAGAATACCTGAAAATCAAATCAATTTAATACATGAAATTGCAAAGGTGCAAAAGAATATTGTAGTTGTATTAAGCAATGGATCACCTATAGAAATGCCGTGGATAAGTAATGCTCGTGGAGTTTTAGAAGGATACATAGGTGGACAGGCCGCTGGAGGAGCTATAGCAGATTTATTGTTTGGAAGCTTTAGTCCTTGTGGTAAACTTGCTGAAACCTTCCCCCAAAAATTGAGTGATAATCCGTCATATCTTAATTTCCCTGGTGAGGGCGACGTTGTAGAGTATAAAGAAGGATTATTTGTAGGATATAGGTACTATGACAAAAAAGATTTACAAACTTTATTCCCTTTTGGACATGGGCTTAGTTATACTAGTTTTGAGTATTCGGATATTAGTATAGATAAAAAAGAGATGTTTGATAATGAAACTTTAAACATAAAGGTTAAAATTAAAAATACAGGAAAGATAACTGGAAAAGAAATAGTTCAGTTATATATAAAGGATGTAGAAAGTACTGTAATAAGACCAGAAAAGGAACTTAGAGCCTTTGAAAAAATCGAGCTTAATCCTGGACAAGAAAAGATTATAACTTTTATTTTAGGCAAGAGAGCTTTTGCATATTATAATGTAGAAATTAAAGATTGGCATGTAGATAGTGGAGCCTTTGAGCTATTAGTAGGCGCTTCATCAAATGATATAAAAATTAAAGAAGTGATAAATGTTAAATCAACAGTGGTTATTAAAAAGAAATTTAGCAGAAATTCAACCCTTGGGGATATAATGAATGATCCAAACGGTAAAAAAACAGCCGAAAGTTTAATGAAAGATATTTTTGGGGAAGAAAATGAATCAGAGGACGATCTTGGAACGAATATGAGAACTATGTTTAAGGATTTTGTTTTACGTTCTATGATTACTTTTTCTGGAGGGAAATTCACCCAAGAGATGATGGAGCTGCTTATTGAAAAGTTAAATGAAAATTAG
- a CDS encoding pyridoxamine 5'-phosphate oxidase family protein — MFREMRRKDRELKNDEVIEILKNNSCGILSTISENGYPYGVPISYIFSNDSIYFHGAIKGHKLDNILNNDKVSFCVVGKTCVLPDEFSTKYESIIVFGRASEVFDDEKNMALLETLSKYSPDFIEQGKEYIKRASKATRVIKICIEHSSGKAKR, encoded by the coding sequence ATGTTTAGAGAAATGCGAAGAAAAGATAGAGAACTCAAAAATGATGAGGTTATTGAAATCTTAAAAAATAATAGTTGCGGTATTCTATCAACTATAAGTGAAAATGGTTATCCTTATGGTGTACCAATAAGTTATATTTTTTCTAATGATTCAATATATTTTCATGGTGCTATTAAAGGACATAAATTAGATAATATATTAAATAACGATAAAGTATCTTTTTGCGTAGTTGGAAAAACTTGTGTTTTACCTGACGAGTTTAGTACAAAATATGAGAGTATAATTGTATTTGGAAGAGCAAGTGAAGTTTTTGATGATGAAAAAAATATGGCTCTTTTAGAAACGTTAAGTAAGTATTCGCCAGATTTTATTGAACAAGGAAAAGAGTATATTAAGAGGGCAAGTAAAGCAACTAGGGTAATAAAAATTTGTATAGAACATAGTTCAGGAAAAGCAAAGAGATAG
- a CDS encoding SLC13 family permease — MTIPMIIALVITVGMVILIMIDKLPFGAPPILACLLMVIFGVTNIKTAFGGFSNATIIMLASFMAIVAALEKTNLIGAFRRIVLNMANKGGFKAYIMLFIIVMLASSIFGTGSTAFYILTLGILSTIQYTDKLPRGKVIAAAGFACNHPLIPINVTLQYGIVIAVLEAAGSTVIKVNLVKFSIVNLILSLAYIAWALIGYKVLPNKNVDDTENGDGKAAQEIVYDLPKWKEYTTYAAFLAAVVGMILQSKIGDAAYMIPGLSAALVLVINVLNFDEIRNNIGAPIILMSAGVIGVADALGSTGLTALVGKTVASMLGTNVNAFVLIFVFCMLTSLLATLTGSTIGTVYVFAPMAISTCMSLGLNPTAAAAAIVLSGWNGHFLPIDGLPAMVMGIGKYKLTEFWKYTIPMYFIRLIALTVASVLIFPL, encoded by the coding sequence ATGACTATTCCAATGATTATTGCCCTAGTTATCACTGTAGGCATGGTTATTTTAATCATGATAGACAAACTTCCATTCGGTGCACCTCCAATTCTTGCATGTTTACTAATGGTTATTTTTGGCGTAACCAATATCAAGACTGCTTTCGGAGGTTTTTCTAATGCTACTATTATTATGCTTGCTTCTTTCATGGCAATCGTGGCTGCTCTAGAAAAAACTAACCTTATTGGTGCATTCAGAAGAATAGTTTTGAATATGGCTAATAAAGGTGGATTTAAGGCATATATAATGTTATTTATTATAGTTATGTTAGCTAGCAGTATATTCGGCACAGGCTCAACTGCATTTTATATTCTTACTTTAGGTATATTATCTACTATACAGTATACTGACAAGTTACCACGTGGTAAAGTTATTGCTGCTGCCGGTTTCGCATGTAACCATCCACTAATTCCTATAAATGTTACATTACAATATGGTATTGTTATTGCTGTTTTAGAAGCTGCTGGTTCAACTGTTATTAAAGTTAACTTAGTGAAATTCTCTATTGTAAACTTAATACTTTCATTAGCTTATATAGCATGGGCTTTAATTGGTTATAAAGTTCTACCTAACAAAAACGTTGACGATACAGAAAATGGAGATGGTAAGGCGGCGCAAGAAATAGTCTACGATTTACCTAAATGGAAAGAATATACAACATATGCAGCCTTTTTAGCGGCTGTTGTTGGTATGATTCTTCAAAGTAAAATTGGCGATGCAGCATATATGATTCCAGGTTTATCTGCAGCTCTAGTTTTAGTTATCAATGTTTTGAATTTCGATGAAATTCGTAACAACATCGGTGCTCCAATTATTTTGATGTCTGCTGGTGTTATCGGTGTTGCAGATGCTCTTGGAAGTACAGGCTTAACTGCTTTAGTTGGTAAAACTGTAGCTAGTATGCTTGGTACTAACGTTAATGCTTTCGTACTAATCTTTGTTTTCTGTATGCTAACAAGTCTACTTGCAACCCTTACAGGATCCACTATAGGTACTGTATATGTATTTGCACCTATGGCTATTTCTACTTGCATGAGCTTGGGTCTAAATCCGACTGCTGCAGCTGCTGCAATCGTACTTTCAGGTTGGAACGGCCATTTCTTACCAATTGATGGTTTGCCAGCTATGGTAATGGGAATTGGTAAGTACAAGCTAACAGAATTTTGGAAATACACAATTCCAATGTACTTCATCCGTTTGATTGCTTTGACTGTCGCATCTGTATTGATATTCCCACTGTAA
- a CDS encoding MerR family transcriptional regulator, with protein sequence MEYNIKEVSEILNVSREMIRYYEKKGMICPKRKEANNYRSYDVMDIFFLMEAIQYQGWNINIKNIRGLKEENYYAQIIDYLVNYQNELIKDIDYKTLLLERICQVTERNKMGRYNLGNYWVKRIPERYVFNVVTGEGDNYEKICLPEEMSKILFSNVNIPFYDVYFEYKDGKEIWVISFEKRYFDKLNMLKKGDMFCIPEEYCLCTNVNLGAIGAFNENFYEDALDYMGKKGYCQEGTLSALLIGRGMEKDVFSRLIELHVPIEKNLETG encoded by the coding sequence ATGGAATATAACATTAAAGAAGTTTCTGAGATACTTAATGTTTCGAGAGAAATGATTCGGTACTATGAGAAAAAAGGCATGATATGCCCAAAGCGGAAAGAGGCAAACAATTATCGTTCATACGATGTTATGGATATTTTTTTCTTGATGGAAGCGATTCAGTATCAAGGTTGGAATATTAATATTAAGAATATTAGAGGGTTAAAAGAAGAAAACTATTATGCTCAGATTATAGACTACCTTGTAAACTATCAGAATGAACTTATTAAGGACATCGATTATAAGACGCTTTTATTGGAACGAATTTGCCAAGTAACCGAGCGTAATAAAATGGGGCGCTATAATTTGGGTAATTATTGGGTGAAACGAATACCGGAAAGATATGTTTTTAATGTTGTTACCGGAGAAGGTGACAACTATGAAAAGATTTGTTTGCCGGAAGAAATGAGTAAGATCTTGTTTTCAAATGTCAACATACCGTTCTATGATGTCTATTTTGAGTACAAAGATGGAAAAGAAATCTGGGTCATATCATTTGAAAAACGATATTTTGATAAACTAAATATGTTAAAAAAAGGGGATATGTTTTGCATTCCTGAAGAATACTGTCTGTGTACAAATGTAAACCTTGGAGCAATCGGAGCTTTTAATGAAAATTTTTATGAAGATGCCTTAGATTATATGGGGAAGAAAGGATACTGTCAAGAAGGAACGTTATCAGCTCTTTTAATAGGCAGGGGCATGGAAAAAGATGTATTTTCAAGATTGATAGAACTTCATGTGCCTATCGAGAAAAACCTTGAAACAGGATAA
- a CDS encoding plasmid pRiA4b ORF-3 family protein has translation MLQIAFDWKNHHLHQFNIFDASGKCVLNTISESEEVYESIDQCEIL, from the coding sequence ATACTTCAAATCGCTTTTGATTGGAAAAACCATCATCTGCACCAATTTAATATTTTTGATGCGTCAGGTAAATGTGTCTTAAATACTATTAGTGAATCTGAAGAGGTTTATGAATCGATTGATCAATGCGAAATACTATAA
- a CDS encoding helix-turn-helix domain-containing protein, with protein MKDIISLFYIISLFAGVSSISISYFIYSSNKKKALKFFIALNLSFFAIQNSIALGLYSKYVAQVSSFIPYLSKFLDFVGTSFSSLLGIFFINYLFGLEITNLKKKIFFSVFTFQFIGIAIYYLFETHYIFKFIIHASIISVIIYELYVGLKNYKQVVNKDLKQAIKSFVLITIIFLPFIMIESYRPYIQLIKNIELLKMAALPSYFLTINIFNLIFVLKYFNTPSFIANNKLTDYFKQKYDITEKQSEIIELIIKGLTYKQIAEKLFISSKTVDNHVQNIYKKLNENSKMQLSYFVRSNEK; from the coding sequence ATGAAAGACATTATTTCATTGTTTTATATTATTTCATTATTTGCAGGTGTATCATCTATTTCAATTTCCTATTTCATATACAGTAGTAATAAAAAGAAAGCTCTAAAGTTTTTTATAGCATTGAATCTTTCTTTTTTTGCTATTCAGAATTCAATAGCATTAGGACTGTACTCAAAGTATGTAGCTCAAGTAAGCTCATTTATACCATACCTATCTAAATTTTTAGATTTTGTTGGTACATCATTTAGCTCTTTATTAGGGATATTCTTTATAAATTATCTTTTCGGTCTAGAAATAACAAACCTAAAAAAGAAAATATTTTTTTCTGTTTTTACATTTCAATTTATAGGAATAGCTATATATTATTTATTTGAAACACACTATATTTTTAAATTTATAATACATGCTTCCATTATTTCAGTAATTATATATGAACTCTATGTTGGACTTAAAAACTATAAACAGGTTGTAAATAAAGATTTAAAACAAGCTATAAAATCTTTTGTTTTAATAACCATAATATTTCTACCTTTTATAATGATTGAATCATATAGACCCTATATTCAACTTATTAAAAACATAGAGCTATTAAAAATGGCAGCACTACCTTCTTATTTTTTAACAATAAATATCTTTAATCTTATATTTGTTTTAAAATATTTTAATACACCCTCATTTATCGCTAATAATAAACTTACAGATTACTTTAAGCAAAAATATGATATTACAGAAAAGCAAAGCGAAATTATAGAACTTATCATTAAAGGATTAACATATAAACAAATTGCTGAAAAACTTTTTATATCATCTAAAACTGTTGATAATCACGTACAAAATATATATAAAAAATTAAATGAAAACAGTAAAATGCAATTATCATATTTCGTGCGTTCAAATGAAAAATAA
- a CDS encoding 4Fe-4S binding protein produces the protein MNLRKSISFLSFILLPITLNYFAPVLIVQASFEKTFTIMHIIFLLMILSAIFFGGSWCSYICPFGALQELVPTTKPKHKLPNLKWLTGGVFLTLIIAPLIMHGFQKVILPYHMVDTKVSVSSFHDLIRYYIITISIVLITIVLGKRTWCQYICPMYIFNYIGMNIGRLLKLPSLKITCKSEKCTQCKKCTNNCLMGIEVADMVKTNNWNTKECIQCGECLNVCKCDVLKRKWKK, from the coding sequence ATGAATTTAAGAAAGAGCATTAGTTTTTTATCTTTTATTTTATTGCCAATTACATTGAACTACTTTGCACCGGTTTTGATAGTACAGGCAAGTTTTGAAAAAACATTTACAATTATGCATATTATATTTCTATTAATGATTTTGTCTGCAATATTCTTTGGAGGATCATGGTGTAGTTATATATGTCCATTTGGTGCATTACAAGAATTAGTTCCTACTACTAAGCCAAAACATAAATTACCTAATTTAAAATGGTTAACAGGAGGTGTTTTTTTAACATTAATAATAGCGCCACTAATAATGCATGGTTTCCAAAAAGTAATATTACCTTATCATATGGTAGATACTAAGGTTTCAGTATCTAGCTTTCATGACTTAATTCGGTATTATATAATAACTATATCTATTGTTTTAATAACAATAGTGTTAGGTAAAAGAACTTGGTGCCAATATATCTGTCCTATGTATATATTTAATTATATTGGAATGAATATTGGAAGGCTTTTAAAATTACCTTCTTTGAAAATAACATGCAAAAGTGAAAAATGTACTCAGTGCAAAAAGTGTACTAACAACTGTTTGATGGGTATTGAGGTAGCTGATATGGTGAAAACTAATAATTGGAATACGAAGGAATGTATCCAATGTGGTGAATGTTTAAATGTATGCAAATGTGATGTGTTGAAAAGGAAATGGAAAAAGTAA
- a CDS encoding lmo0937 family membrane protein has translation MGLLRTIVGIMIILWLLGFVLNIGGGMIHTLLVIAVIIFIFDFVGGRRR, from the coding sequence ATGGGACTTTTAAGAACGATAGTAGGAATAATGATAATTTTATGGTTATTGGGATTTGTACTTAATATTGGTGGGGGCATGATACACACGTTGCTTGTCATCGCTGTAATTATATTTATTTTTGATTTTGTTGGTGGAAGAAGACGCTAG
- a CDS encoding helix-turn-helix domain-containing protein → MYKFKFKLKAVRKLKCMTQKRLAYLSNLSQSHISELETDKQSPTLKTVENLADALKTHPDKLLEVDTNH, encoded by the coding sequence ATGTATAAATTTAAATTTAAACTGAAAGCAGTGAGGAAACTCAAATGTATGACCCAAAAGAGATTGGCATATTTATCAAATTTATCACAAAGCCATATTAGCGAGTTAGAAACAGATAAACAAAGCCCTACATTAAAAACCGTGGAAAACTTAGCGGATGCACTAAAAACACATCCAGATAAATTATTAGAGGTAGATACAAATCATTAA
- a CDS encoding HTH domain-containing protein: MENVKMITKKDVMEELQLLIEKYKFSVDVLSKLLDVKKEVILSQDEKKLFENSKDFSKMSNLISMIELSGKDDADFKIGAFLQVLLEYHSISAETIAIMSGVSEKEVIYLVENPKLVSLESKYKISKTVMSLRFLFKELEP, encoded by the coding sequence ATGGAAAATGTGAAAATGATAACTAAAAAAGATGTGATGGAAGAGTTGCAACTATTGATTGAAAAATACAAATTTAGTGTAGATGTGCTTTCAAAACTATTAGATGTAAAAAAAGAAGTTATTTTAAGTCAAGATGAAAAAAAATTGTTTGAAAATTCTAAAGACTTTTCTAAAATGTCTAATTTAATTTCTATGATTGAACTTAGTGGAAAAGATGATGCTGATTTTAAAATTGGAGCATTTTTGCAAGTGTTATTAGAATATCATAGTATTTCGGCAGAAACAATTGCAATAATGTCTGGAGTTAGTGAAAAAGAAGTTATTTATTTAGTGGAAAATCCTAAGCTAGTATCTTTAGAAAGTAAATATAAAATATCTAAAACAGTAATGTCATTACGCTTTTTATTTAAGGAATTAGAACCATAA
- a CDS encoding FAD-dependent oxidoreductase: MITELFKSMNIAECTVPNRLVVPAMVTNFCTKEGMVTERFIKYIEEKAKGGWGLIITEDYAVNVNGKGYEMIPGLYNDEQIEGNKKLTETIHKYGSKLFCQLYHPGRQSTKLVNGNVTPLAPSAIKDPICQEAPKEMTVEDIKSIVKDFGETARRVKEAGFDGIEIHAAHGYLISEFLSHFTNKRVDEYGGCFDNRARFLDEIIEAVRKKVGKDFPVIVRISGNEYLLGGRTEAESFELARHCEEIGFDAIHVSNGMYASAPIDQIIAPMYTKHALNMEVSEQVKKLVNVPVIVTNRINDPKMADTLLKMGKADFIGMGRGSLADPHLPEKAKAGKFDSIHYCIGCLQGCEDKLLKGESITCLINPRVGCEYENDMKKVEKAKKVMVIGAGPGGLTAAYTAAMRGHNVTVFEKKNDLGGQFKSAAYPLGKGELATFVSSVRKVLKDLNVPIHLNTEVTEELIQNEKPDSIIIATGAVSFTPNIKGIDLDKVVTAEDVLLGNCDVKADSVVVCGGGEVGGETAHFLSQTIRDITIVEMKKDILNDMMIMTKICLTGYLHESNVKVLTEATVNEINAEGVVYTNATGEKSTLPAQVVISAFGYKSYNPLEEVAKKYSGEVHVIGGAIKAASALHATKDGYAAGLVV; encoded by the coding sequence ATGATAACAGAATTGTTTAAGTCAATGAATATTGCAGAATGCACAGTACCAAATCGCTTGGTTGTTCCTGCAATGGTAACGAACTTTTGTACAAAAGAAGGGATGGTTACAGAACGATTTATAAAGTATATAGAGGAGAAGGCAAAAGGTGGATGGGGTCTTATAATTACAGAAGACTATGCGGTTAATGTAAATGGGAAGGGATATGAAATGATTCCGGGGCTTTACAACGATGAACAAATTGAGGGAAACAAGAAACTGACAGAAACAATTCATAAATATGGATCTAAACTGTTTTGCCAGCTTTATCATCCGGGAAGACAGTCGACAAAACTGGTAAATGGTAATGTAACACCGCTAGCACCTTCTGCTATCAAAGATCCAATCTGTCAGGAAGCACCGAAGGAAATGACGGTTGAAGATATAAAAAGCATTGTAAAAGATTTTGGTGAAACAGCACGCAGAGTTAAAGAAGCCGGTTTTGATGGTATAGAAATTCATGCAGCACATGGATACTTGATATCTGAATTTTTGTCTCATTTTACGAATAAAAGGGTCGATGAATATGGTGGTTGCTTTGACAATCGTGCGAGATTTTTAGACGAAATAATCGAAGCGGTTAGAAAAAAAGTAGGAAAAGATTTTCCTGTAATTGTTAGAATTTCAGGAAATGAATACTTACTTGGAGGAAGAACAGAAGCTGAGAGCTTTGAATTGGCTCGCCATTGTGAAGAAATCGGATTTGATGCAATTCATGTTTCTAACGGTATGTATGCATCGGCCCCAATTGACCAAATAATTGCACCAATGTATACAAAGCATGCATTAAACATGGAGGTATCCGAACAAGTTAAGAAATTGGTGAATGTTCCTGTCATTGTTACAAACCGTATCAACGATCCTAAGATGGCGGATACGCTTCTTAAGATGGGTAAAGCTGATTTCATTGGTATGGGACGTGGTTCTCTAGCAGATCCTCATCTCCCAGAAAAAGCCAAAGCCGGCAAGTTCGATAGTATTCATTACTGTATTGGATGCCTTCAAGGATGTGAGGATAAGCTATTAAAAGGAGAAAGCATTACATGTTTAATCAATCCACGCGTTGGATGTGAGTATGAAAACGATATGAAAAAAGTGGAAAAAGCTAAGAAAGTAATGGTCATCGGAGCAGGTCCCGGCGGATTAACGGCAGCGTATACGGCAGCAATGCGAGGACATAATGTAACCGTTTTTGAAAAGAAGAATGACTTGGGTGGTCAGTTCAAATCAGCAGCATATCCGCTCGGTAAAGGTGAATTAGCAACCTTTGTCTCTTCTGTGCGTAAAGTATTAAAGGATTTAAATGTTCCGATTCATTTAAATACTGAAGTGACAGAAGAATTGATTCAAAATGAAAAGCCAGATTCAATAATCATTGCTACCGGAGCCGTATCTTTTACACCGAACATCAAAGGAATTGATTTGGATAAAGTTGTAACTGCGGAAGATGTATTATTAGGAAATTGTGATGTCAAAGCAGATTCGGTAGTTGTATGCGGAGGCGGCGAAGTAGGCGGCGAAACCGCACATTTCCTTTCTCAGACAATCAGAGACATTACGATTGTTGAAATGAAGAAAGACATCTTAAATGACATGATGATAATGACAAAAATATGTCTTACAGGGTATCTGCATGAATCCAATGTAAAAGTTTTAACAGAAGCAACTGTAAATGAAATCAATGCAGAAGGTGTTGTTTACACGAATGCTACCGGAGAAAAGAGCACTTTACCAGCACAAGTGGTTATTTCAGCTTTTGGTTATAAATCCTATAATCCGTTGGAAGAAGTTGCGAAGAAATATAGCGGTGAAGTTCATGTAATTGGTGGTGCTATAAAAGCGGCCAGTGCACTTCATGCTACAAAAGATGGTTATGCAGCAGGACTAGTAGTATAG
- a CDS encoding DUF4177 domain-containing protein gives MEKWEYTSIKVESKGFMGGILDTSHFDSELNSFGEQGWELVSCFSTTQDGGKCREIVAVFKRRK, from the coding sequence TTGGAGAAGTGGGAATATACCAGTATTAAAGTTGAATCAAAAGGGTTTATGGGCGGGATACTAGATACAAGTCATTTTGATAGTGAACTTAATAGCTTTGGAGAACAAGGTTGGGAATTAGTGTCGTGTTTCTCAACTACTCAAGATGGTGGAAAATGTAGAGAAATTGTCGCAGTCTTTAAACGAAGGAAATAA